One part of the Bradyrhizobium sp. CB1650 genome encodes these proteins:
- a CDS encoding MATE family efflux transporter encodes MSDIAEIPVDERERPLPPPSRPVKSALTDGPILRTLLSLAWPNVVALSAGTCVVIAETSYIGRLGVEALAAMALVFPTVILTMTMSGGAMGGAVASAIARALGAGDRERAGTLAAHALLIGISFGLVFMLGMLIFGTRLLELLGGRGAVLTHAIAYTQVFFGGAVLPWLLNTMAGVLRGTGNMKLPSLLILNSAVWQVVLGGTLGLGLGPVPQLGMRGVAAGALIAYSMNICVMGWYLFSGRARVVPKLRGLRIQWAMFFDILKVGAIACFSPLQSVLTISIFTHMLARFGTAILAGYGIGARLEFLLTSIAFSFGIASVPMIGMAVGAGRIARARRIAWIAGASAFVAVGAPACLVALFPDLWVNIFTDSAAVRATSHQYLSTVAPFYAFIGLASTMYFSSQGAAKVIGPVLAQTARLIYIAACGWWLSTHDATAQSFFWLAASSMVVLGVLSCSSVVLTRWGPRESNRSIRPALSGAAD; translated from the coding sequence ATGTCCGACATCGCCGAAATCCCGGTCGATGAACGAGAGCGTCCATTGCCGCCGCCGTCGCGGCCGGTGAAGAGCGCGCTCACCGACGGACCGATCCTGCGCACGCTGCTCAGCCTCGCCTGGCCGAACGTGGTCGCGCTGTCGGCCGGCACCTGCGTGGTGATCGCGGAGACCTCCTATATCGGCCGGCTCGGCGTCGAGGCGCTGGCGGCGATGGCGCTGGTGTTTCCGACAGTGATCCTGACCATGACGATGTCGGGCGGCGCGATGGGCGGCGCGGTGGCCTCGGCCATCGCCCGTGCGCTGGGCGCCGGCGATCGCGAGCGCGCCGGCACGCTCGCCGCGCATGCGCTGCTGATCGGCATCAGTTTCGGCCTCGTCTTCATGCTGGGCATGCTGATCTTCGGGACGCGGCTCCTGGAATTGCTCGGCGGCCGCGGCGCGGTGTTGACGCATGCGATCGCCTACACGCAGGTGTTCTTCGGCGGCGCTGTGCTGCCCTGGCTGCTCAACACCATGGCCGGCGTGTTGCGTGGCACCGGCAATATGAAGCTGCCCTCGCTGTTGATCCTCAACTCCGCGGTCTGGCAGGTCGTGCTCGGCGGCACGCTGGGGCTCGGACTCGGGCCGGTCCCGCAACTCGGCATGCGCGGCGTCGCGGCCGGCGCGCTGATCGCCTATTCGATGAACATCTGCGTGATGGGCTGGTACCTGTTCTCCGGCCGCGCCCGTGTCGTGCCGAAGCTGAGGGGCTTGCGCATCCAATGGGCGATGTTCTTCGACATCCTGAAGGTCGGCGCCATCGCCTGCTTCTCGCCGCTGCAATCGGTGCTGACGATCTCGATCTTCACCCATATGCTAGCGAGGTTCGGCACCGCGATCCTCGCTGGCTATGGTATCGGCGCGCGACTCGAATTCCTGCTGACCTCGATCGCGTTCTCGTTCGGCATCGCTTCGGTGCCGATGATCGGCATGGCGGTCGGCGCCGGCCGCATCGCGCGCGCCCGGCGCATCGCGTGGATCGCGGGTGCATCCGCCTTCGTTGCGGTCGGCGCGCCGGCGTGTCTCGTCGCGCTCTTCCCCGATCTCTGGGTCAACATCTTCACCGACAGCGCGGCGGTGCGCGCCACCAGCCACCAATATCTGTCGACGGTCGCGCCGTTCTACGCCTTCATTGGCCTTGCCTCGACGATGTATTTCTCGTCGCAAGGCGCGGCCAAGGTGATCGGGCCGGTGCTGGCGCAGACCGCGCGGCTCATCTACATCGCCGCCTGCGGCTGGTGGCTGTCCACGCATGATGCCACCGCGCAAAGCTTCTTCTGGCTGGCCGCGAGCTCGATGGTTGTGCTCGGCGTGCTCTCATGCTCCAGCGTCGTGCTGACGCGCTGGGGGCCGCGCGAGAGCAATCGCAGCATTCGTCCGGCCCTCTCGGGCGCGGCGGACTAA
- a CDS encoding methylated-DNA--[protein]-cysteine S-methyltransferase produces the protein MVGRAYAIFDTAIGRCGIVWSDTGLVAVQLPEAREIDTRRRIFQVHPEAREQRPSDNAELAIEGIAALLQGGDPDFSDVSLDAGGVPAFNRRVYEFACSIPRGETRTYHEVAKALEASGAAHSVAQAIAKNPYMIIVPCHRVLEAGNYTDRISPYGGVISKRRLLALEGAHPVASKTLFEVLLPVAPPGAPT, from the coding sequence ATGGTGGGGCGTGCTTACGCAATATTCGACACGGCCATAGGCCGTTGCGGCATCGTCTGGAGCGATACCGGCCTGGTCGCCGTGCAATTGCCGGAGGCGCGGGAGATCGACACTAGGCGCCGGATCTTCCAGGTCCATCCCGAGGCGCGAGAGCAGCGGCCGTCCGACAATGCCGAGCTGGCGATCGAGGGCATTGCGGCGCTGCTGCAGGGCGGCGACCCTGATTTTTCCGACGTCAGCCTGGATGCCGGCGGCGTACCTGCCTTCAATCGGCGCGTCTATGAATTCGCCTGCAGCATCCCGCGCGGGGAGACGCGCACCTATCACGAGGTCGCCAAGGCGTTGGAGGCCTCCGGGGCGGCGCATTCGGTAGCGCAGGCGATCGCGAAAAATCCCTACATGATCATCGTTCCCTGTCACCGGGTGCTGGAGGCCGGCAACTACACCGACCGGATCTCGCCCTACGGCGGGGTGATCTCGAAGCGGCGGCTGCTCGCGCTGGAGGGCGCCCATCCCGTCGCCAGCAAGACGCTGTTCGAGGTGCTGCTGCCCGTTGCCCCGCCGGGAGCGCCCACCTAA
- a CDS encoding OpgC domain-containing protein produces MTIADQVTGSPIAGTANAKSRAAAPAITLPAIGERELRLDLFRGLALWLIFIDHLPPNLLTWFTIRNYGFSDATEIFIFISGYTAAFVYGRAMLESGFVIATARILRRVWQIYVAHVFLFTIFLAEISYVATSFENPLYTEEMGIMDFLKQPDVTIVQALLLRFRPVNMDVLPLYIVLMLALPVILWSMKWKPDVTLGLSVVLYVVTWEFDLYFSAYPNGFWAFNPLAWQLLFVFGAWCALGGARRMSRILASPVTMWIAIAYLAAAFYVTLTWYVPQLSHFMPKRIEQWMYPIDKTDLDVLRFTHFLALAALTVRFLPRDWPGLKSPWLRPLILCGQHSLEIFCLGVFLAFAGHFILAEVSGGPAMHALISLCGILIMWGMAWVISWYKRVADKSGAKTKNAVGNADLAGGG; encoded by the coding sequence ATGACCATTGCCGACCAAGTGACGGGATCGCCGATCGCGGGAACCGCCAACGCCAAGTCGCGCGCGGCCGCCCCGGCCATCACGCTGCCTGCGATCGGCGAGCGCGAGCTGCGGCTCGATCTCTTCCGCGGGCTCGCGCTGTGGCTGATCTTCATTGACCACCTGCCGCCGAACCTCTTGACCTGGTTCACGATCCGCAACTACGGCTTCAGCGACGCCACCGAGATATTCATCTTCATCTCCGGCTATACCGCCGCCTTCGTCTACGGGCGCGCGATGCTGGAATCCGGCTTCGTCATTGCCACCGCGCGCATCCTGCGCCGGGTCTGGCAGATCTACGTCGCCCACGTCTTCCTGTTCACGATCTTCCTCGCGGAAATTTCCTACGTCGCGACGAGCTTCGAGAACCCGCTCTACACGGAAGAGATGGGCATCATGGACTTCCTCAAGCAGCCCGATGTCACCATCGTGCAGGCGCTGCTGTTGCGCTTCCGTCCGGTCAACATGGACGTGCTGCCGCTCTACATCGTCCTGATGCTGGCGCTGCCCGTGATCCTCTGGTCGATGAAGTGGAAGCCCGACGTCACGCTCGGCCTCTCGGTCGTCCTCTATGTCGTCACCTGGGAATTCGATCTCTATTTCTCGGCCTATCCGAACGGCTTCTGGGCGTTCAATCCGCTGGCCTGGCAATTGCTGTTCGTGTTCGGGGCCTGGTGCGCGCTCGGGGGGGCGCGGCGCATGTCGCGGATCCTCGCTTCACCCGTGACGATGTGGATCGCGATCGCCTATCTGGCCGCGGCGTTCTACGTGACGCTGACCTGGTACGTGCCGCAGCTCTCTCACTTCATGCCGAAGCGGATCGAACAGTGGATGTATCCGATCGACAAGACCGATCTCGACGTGCTGCGCTTCACGCATTTCCTGGCGCTCGCCGCGCTCACCGTGCGCTTCCTGCCACGGGACTGGCCGGGTCTGAAATCGCCCTGGCTGCGGCCGCTGATCCTGTGCGGCCAGCACTCGCTGGAGATATTCTGCCTCGGCGTCTTCCTGGCCTTCGCCGGTCACTTCATCCTGGCCGAGGTCTCGGGCGGCCCAGCCATGCATGCGCTGATTAGTCTCTGCGGAATCCTGATCATGTGGGGCATGGCCTGGGTGATTTCGTGGTACAAGCGCGTGGCTGACAAGAGCGGTGCGAAAACCAAAAACGCCGTCGGCAACGCCGATCTGGCGGGAGGGGGCTGA
- a CDS encoding O-succinylhomoserine sulfhydrylase, whose amino-acid sequence MSKSPANYRPETRLVHSGTLRSQYGETSEALFLTQGYVYASAEECEARFKGEDPGFIYSRYSNPTIAMFERRMIELEGAEAARSAATGMAAVTTAILAPLKAGDHVVASRALFSSCLYVVQDLLPRYGIETTLVDGLDLDQWQRALKPNTKTFFLESPTNPTLDVLDIPGIAEIAHKGGARLVVDNVFATPIWQSPLALGADVVVYSATKHIDGQGRCLGGIILSSEAFIAEHIHNFMRQTGPSISPFNAWVLLKGLETLGVRVRAQTDTAARVAEVLARHPKISRLIYPGRADHPQAALVKKQMRGGSTLVGFEVKGGKAAAFRVLNTLKLAKISNNLGDAKSLVTHPATTTHQRLKPEDRAALGISEGFIRFSAGLEHADDLIEDLTAALEQA is encoded by the coding sequence ATGTCGAAGTCGCCTGCCAACTACCGTCCCGAAACCCGCCTGGTCCATTCCGGCACCCTGCGCTCGCAATATGGCGAGACGTCGGAGGCGCTGTTCCTGACGCAGGGCTACGTCTACGCCAGCGCCGAGGAGTGCGAGGCGCGGTTCAAGGGCGAGGATCCCGGCTTCATCTATTCGCGTTACTCCAACCCGACCATCGCGATGTTCGAGCGCCGCATGATCGAGCTCGAGGGCGCCGAAGCCGCCCGCTCGGCGGCGACCGGCATGGCCGCGGTGACGACCGCGATCCTGGCGCCGCTGAAGGCCGGTGACCACGTGGTGGCCTCGCGGGCGCTGTTCAGCTCGTGTCTATACGTTGTGCAGGACTTGCTGCCGCGCTACGGCATCGAGACCACGCTGGTCGACGGCCTCGACCTCGACCAGTGGCAGCGCGCGCTGAAGCCGAACACCAAGACGTTCTTCCTGGAAAGCCCGACCAATCCGACGCTGGACGTGCTCGACATTCCGGGGATCGCCGAGATCGCCCACAAGGGCGGCGCGCGGCTCGTTGTCGACAACGTGTTCGCAACCCCGATCTGGCAGAGCCCGCTCGCGCTCGGGGCCGACGTCGTGGTCTATTCCGCGACCAAGCATATCGACGGCCAGGGCCGGTGTCTGGGCGGCATCATCCTGTCCTCGGAAGCCTTCATCGCCGAGCACATCCATAATTTCATGCGCCAGACCGGACCGTCGATCTCGCCCTTCAACGCCTGGGTCCTGCTCAAGGGCCTGGAGACGCTGGGCGTGCGCGTGCGCGCGCAGACCGATACGGCCGCCCGCGTCGCCGAAGTGCTGGCGCGCCATCCGAAGATTTCGCGATTGATCTACCCCGGACGCGCCGATCATCCGCAGGCGGCGCTGGTGAAGAAGCAGATGCGCGGCGGCTCGACGCTGGTCGGCTTCGAGGTCAAGGGCGGCAAGGCGGCTGCCTTCCGCGTGCTCAATACGCTCAAGCTCGCGAAGATCTCCAACAATCTCGGCGACGCCAAGAGCCTCGTCACGCATCCGGCGACCACGACGCATCAGCGCCTAAAGCCGGAAGACCGCGCCGCGCTCGGCATCAGCGAAGGCTTCATCCGCTTCTCCGCCGGGCTGGAGCATGCGGACGATCTGATCGAGGATCTCACCGCCGCGCTGGAGCAGGCGTGA
- a CDS encoding PAS domain S-box protein — protein sequence MTDQSELDAQIVENVADALIYSDRSGTILRWNRASAVLFGFSAEEALGQNLDLIIPEHLRAAHWKGFEAAIASGTMKLAGRPTLTRALHKSGRRLYIEMTFALVRDAGGAVQGSVAMARDVTERVERERAAKAAPSQNS from the coding sequence ATGACAGACCAATCCGAGCTCGACGCGCAGATCGTCGAAAACGTTGCCGACGCGCTGATCTATTCGGATCGGTCTGGCACGATCCTGCGCTGGAATCGCGCTTCAGCCGTCTTGTTCGGCTTCTCAGCGGAGGAAGCGCTCGGACAAAATCTCGATCTGATCATTCCCGAACATCTGCGGGCCGCGCACTGGAAGGGCTTTGAGGCCGCGATCGCCAGCGGCACCATGAAGCTCGCAGGCCGCCCCACGCTGACCCGCGCGCTGCACAAGAGCGGACGCAGGCTCTACATCGAGATGACCTTCGCGCTGGTGCGCGATGCCGGCGGCGCGGTGCAGGGATCGGTGGCGATGGCGCGCGACGTGACCGAACGCGTCGAACGCGAACGCGCTGCCAAGGCAGCACCGTCGCAAAATTCGTGA
- a CDS encoding VOC family protein, with protein MYDHIGLRVADLDAATRFYTAVLAPLGYVLCSSGDGYAGFGPKGEPALWLHLNKGRRADGAHIAFRAKDHDAVKTFHSEGLKSGGRDNGGAGPRKDYSPTYYAAFLIDPDGNNVEAVCT; from the coding sequence ATGTACGACCACATCGGACTACGCGTTGCCGACCTCGACGCCGCCACGCGTTTCTACACCGCGGTACTGGCTCCGCTCGGCTATGTCCTGTGCTCGAGCGGCGACGGCTATGCGGGCTTCGGGCCAAAGGGCGAGCCCGCGCTCTGGCTGCATCTGAACAAGGGACGCAGGGCCGACGGCGCTCACATCGCCTTTCGCGCCAAGGATCATGACGCGGTCAAGACATTCCACAGCGAAGGCCTGAAGAGCGGCGGCCGCGACAATGGCGGCGCCGGCCCGCGCAAGGACTACAGCCCGACCTACTACGCCGCGTTCCTGATCGACCCCGACGGCAACAATGTCGAGGCGGTTTGTACGTGA
- a CDS encoding SGNH/GDSL hydrolase family protein — protein sequence MSSLRPFCPSAWLAAPAAVLLLLTPASLSPVQAQAAQATPAPQQAGADPASASQSQTTVAATAQPPGEQRGITARAIDKVKQVAKSAGDIFSRVPCLPPKGASKPMGSLPHVANKLVEGRPVVIVAFGSSSTAGFGASSPEFNYPNRLAAQLRRQYPTADITVVNAGVGGEDAPEMMKRLQTQVIDVHPDLVIWQVGTNAVLRNLDPGDTAKLVEDGITRIQAGGGADIVLVDPQYSPQVNQRAESAGKMVKLLGKVAELRHVGIFPRFEVMRAWHEKQAIPVEGFVIADGLHMNDWGYACFAQLLGDDIIRSVGQIKLGVNVPADVRTYRPM from the coding sequence ATGAGTTCTCTCCGCCCTTTTTGCCCGTCGGCATGGCTGGCCGCGCCCGCGGCGGTGCTGCTGCTGCTGACGCCCGCCTCGCTGTCGCCCGTGCAGGCGCAGGCCGCGCAGGCAACGCCGGCCCCGCAACAGGCGGGTGCTGATCCTGCCTCCGCATCACAGTCCCAGACCACGGTTGCCGCGACCGCGCAGCCGCCCGGCGAGCAGCGTGGCATCACCGCGCGCGCGATCGACAAGGTGAAGCAGGTGGCGAAATCCGCCGGCGACATCTTCAGCCGCGTGCCCTGCCTGCCGCCGAAGGGCGCCTCCAAGCCGATGGGCTCGCTGCCGCATGTCGCGAACAAGCTGGTCGAAGGCCGGCCCGTCGTGATCGTTGCCTTCGGGTCGTCATCGACGGCCGGCTTCGGCGCGAGCTCGCCGGAGTTCAACTACCCGAACCGCCTAGCGGCCCAGCTTCGCCGGCAATACCCGACCGCCGACATCACCGTCGTCAATGCGGGCGTCGGCGGCGAGGATGCGCCGGAGATGATGAAGCGCCTCCAGACGCAGGTGATCGACGTGCATCCGGATCTCGTGATCTGGCAGGTCGGCACCAATGCCGTGCTGCGCAACCTCGATCCCGGCGACACCGCCAAGCTGGTCGAGGACGGCATCACCCGCATCCAGGCCGGCGGCGGCGCCGATATCGTGCTGGTCGATCCGCAATATTCGCCACAGGTCAATCAACGCGCCGAGAGTGCCGGCAAGATGGTGAAGCTGCTCGGCAAGGTCGCCGAGCTCCGTCACGTCGGCATCTTTCCGCGCTTCGAGGTGATGCGCGCTTGGCACGAGAAGCAGGCGATCCCGGTGGAGGGCTTCGTCATCGCCGACGGCCTGCACATGAACGACTGGGGCTATGCCTGCTTCGCCCAGCTCCTCGGCGACGACATCATCCGCTCCGTCGGCCAGATCAAGCTCGGGGTCAACGTGCCGGCGGATGTGCGGACGTATCGGCCGATGTAG
- the apaG gene encoding Co2+/Mg2+ efflux protein ApaG, with translation MYRAVTRQIEVTVEPNFVPEQSSAERSRYFWSYTIVIINSGEETVQLKTRHWIITDASGRQQEVKGEGVVGEQPILAPGERFEYTSGVPLSTASGFMTGRYQMVSESGERFEIDVPTFSLDSPDNKRVLN, from the coding sequence ATGTACCGCGCCGTGACCCGCCAGATCGAAGTGACCGTCGAGCCGAACTTTGTTCCGGAGCAGTCGTCGGCCGAACGCTCGCGCTATTTCTGGTCCTACACCATCGTCATCATCAATTCCGGCGAGGAGACCGTGCAGCTCAAGACGCGGCACTGGATCATCACCGACGCCTCCGGCCGGCAGCAGGAGGTCAAGGGCGAAGGCGTGGTCGGCGAGCAGCCGATCCTGGCCCCCGGCGAGCGCTTCGAATACACCTCGGGCGTGCCGCTCTCAACCGCGTCAGGCTTCATGACCGGCCGCTACCAGATGGTCAGTGAAAGCGGCGAGCGCTTCGAGATCGACGTGCCGACATTCTCGCTGGACAGCCCGGACAACAAGCGGGTGTTGAACTAG
- a CDS encoding AraC family transcriptional regulator — translation MDAITLLTTPSMTVSEFRCDAGPDDKPFAECRTGHSIAYVRAGSFGCHCRAGFFELVAGSVLVGAPGDEYTCTHEHVCGDVCLSFFLSEDLVDALGGRREVWRVGATPPLPALMVLGELAQTAADGNSDIGLDEVGQIFAGRFVDVVSGKARKQATPTARDRRRAVEAALWIDDNSHAEVDLEQAARQAGLSPFHFLRLFSSVLGVTPHQYLVRSRLRHAARLLTDDEIAVTDVAYDVGFGDLSNFVRTFHRAAGVSPTKFRQASRGDRKIFQEQLALN, via the coding sequence ATGGACGCGATCACGCTTCTGACCACACCGTCGATGACCGTCTCCGAGTTTCGCTGCGATGCGGGACCGGACGACAAGCCGTTCGCGGAGTGCCGGACCGGCCATTCCATCGCCTATGTCCGCGCCGGCAGTTTCGGCTGCCATTGCCGCGCCGGCTTCTTCGAGCTGGTGGCGGGCTCGGTGCTGGTCGGCGCGCCCGGCGACGAATACACCTGCACGCATGAGCACGTCTGCGGCGACGTCTGCCTGTCGTTCTTCCTCAGCGAGGACCTGGTCGACGCGCTCGGCGGACGGCGCGAGGTCTGGCGGGTCGGCGCGACGCCGCCGCTGCCCGCGCTGATGGTGCTGGGCGAGCTCGCCCAGACGGCAGCAGATGGCAACAGCGACATCGGCCTCGACGAGGTCGGCCAGATCTTTGCCGGCCGCTTCGTCGATGTGGTTTCAGGCAAGGCGCGCAAGCAGGCCACACCGACCGCGCGCGACCGCCGCCGTGCCGTCGAAGCCGCGCTCTGGATCGACGACAACTCGCATGCCGAGGTCGATCTGGAACAGGCCGCGCGGCAGGCGGGGCTCAGCCCGTTCCATTTCCTGCGGCTGTTCTCAAGCGTGCTCGGCGTCACGCCGCATCAATACCTCGTGCGTTCGCGGCTGCGGCATGCGGCGCGCCTGCTGACCGACGACGAGATCGCGGTGACCGACGTCGCCTACGACGTCGGCTTCGGCGATCTCTCCAACTTCGTCCGCACCTTCCACCGCGCCGCCGGCGTGTCGCCGACCAAGTTCCGCCAGGCCTCGCGCGGGGATCGCAAGATTTTCCAAGAACAGCTCGCCCTCAACTGA
- a CDS encoding 2'-deoxycytidine 5'-triphosphate deaminase, with protein MTFTVAADANGILPDRMIAAMADDGLILPAYDFVESQIQPASLDLRLGDIAYRVRASFLPGPGATVAERIDELKLHEFSLADGAVLETNCVYIVPLLESLALPPEIVAAANPKSSTGRLDVFTRVIADGTRRFDMIGAGYHGPLYAEISPKTFPVLVREGSRLSQVRFRTGDAILNADELDALHAAERLVDIDEADLSGGVAVSVDLSGEKGGGFVGYRAKRHTGVVDVDRRSGYAVEDFWEPISARADGSLILDPGEFYILASKEAVQVPPDYAAEMVPFDPLVGEFRVHYAGFFDPGFGYAGAGGQGARAVLEVRSREVPFILEHGQIVGRLVYEKMLARPDAMYGQRIGSNYQAQGLKLSKHFRV; from the coding sequence TTGACGTTCACGGTTGCCGCCGACGCCAATGGTATCCTGCCCGACCGCATGATCGCGGCGATGGCGGATGACGGGCTCATCCTGCCCGCCTACGACTTCGTCGAGAGCCAGATCCAGCCGGCGAGCCTTGACCTGCGGCTCGGCGACATCGCCTATCGTGTCCGTGCGAGCTTTCTGCCCGGGCCCGGCGCCACGGTGGCCGAGCGCATCGACGAGCTCAAGCTGCACGAGTTCAGTCTCGCCGATGGCGCGGTGCTGGAGACCAACTGCGTCTACATCGTGCCGCTGCTCGAGAGCCTCGCGCTGCCGCCGGAGATCGTCGCCGCGGCGAACCCGAAGAGCTCCACCGGCCGGCTCGACGTCTTCACCCGCGTGATCGCCGACGGCACCCGCCGCTTCGACATGATCGGCGCCGGCTATCACGGTCCGCTCTATGCCGAAATCAGCCCGAAGACCTTTCCGGTGCTGGTGCGCGAGGGCTCGCGGCTGTCGCAGGTGCGCTTCCGCACCGGCGATGCCATCCTCAATGCCGACGAGCTCGATGCGCTGCATGCGGCCGAGCGTCTCGTCGACATCGACGAGGCCGATCTCTCCGGCGGTGTCGCCGTCTCCGTCGATCTCTCGGGTGAGAAGGGCGGCGGCTTCGTCGGCTACCGCGCCAAGCGCCACACCGGCGTGGTCGATGTCGACCGCCGCTCGGGCTACGCGGTCGAGGATTTCTGGGAGCCGATCTCGGCGCGTGCCGACGGCAGCCTCATCCTCGATCCCGGCGAGTTCTACATCCTCGCCTCCAAGGAAGCCGTGCAGGTGCCGCCCGATTACGCCGCGGAGATGGTGCCGTTCGATCCGCTCGTCGGCGAATTCCGCGTGCACTATGCCGGCTTCTTCGATCCCGGTTTCGGCTATGCCGGCGCCGGCGGGCAGGGCGCTCGCGCGGTGCTGGAGGTGCGCTCGCGCGAAGTGCCCTTCATCCTCGAGCACGGCCAGATCGTCGGCCGCCTCGTCTATGAGAAGATGCTGGCCCGGCCCGATGCGATGTACGGCCAGCGCATCGGCTCCAACTACCAGGCCCAGGGCCTGAAGCTGAGCAAGCATTTTCGAGTGTAG
- a CDS encoding XRE family transcriptional regulator, which translates to MDQQKLDRAIGRRLKTLRTHAGMTLNELAARSGVSRAMIGRVERAQSSATAALLGKLCAALDVSLSDVVALAEKPPERLVRLADQPHWRDPESGYRRRHASPTDAASGIEIIVVDLPAGARVPYSPWGRNAFTQQLLMLEGAVAVHIDAKTVRLREGDCLDFDVMRAVIFENETKQDARYVVITRRGTSYGKS; encoded by the coding sequence ATGGACCAGCAAAAACTCGATCGCGCGATCGGTCGCCGCTTGAAGACTCTGAGGACGCATGCCGGCATGACGCTGAACGAACTCGCCGCGCGCTCGGGCGTCAGCCGGGCGATGATCGGACGCGTGGAGCGGGCGCAGAGCAGTGCGACGGCCGCGCTTTTGGGAAAACTGTGCGCGGCGCTCGATGTGTCGCTGAGCGACGTGGTCGCTCTCGCCGAGAAACCCCCGGAACGGCTGGTGCGGCTTGCCGACCAGCCGCACTGGCGCGATCCCGAGAGCGGCTACCGCCGGCGCCACGCCTCGCCGACCGATGCGGCGAGCGGCATCGAGATCATCGTCGTCGACCTGCCCGCCGGCGCGCGGGTGCCGTACAGCCCGTGGGGCCGCAACGCCTTCACCCAGCAGCTCCTGATGCTGGAGGGTGCCGTCGCCGTGCACATCGACGCCAAGACGGTGCGCTTGCGCGAGGGGGATTGCCTGGATTTCGACGTCATGCGCGCCGTGATCTTCGAGAACGAGACCAAACAGGACGCGCGCTACGTCGTCATCACGCGTCGCGGCACCTCTTACGGGAAAAGCTGA
- a CDS encoding SRPBCC family protein, whose product MASIHNDIPLDASARDVWDAVRDFGALHERLVPGFVTACTLDGDARVVTFANGSVAREVLVDCDDARQRLVYAISNERLKHYSASVQVIADGEARSRLVWIIDMLPNELAAYVQGQTKEAVIAMHKAFPPAA is encoded by the coding sequence ATGGCCTCCATCCACAACGACATTCCCCTCGACGCCTCCGCGCGCGACGTCTGGGACGCGGTGCGCGATTTCGGTGCGCTGCACGAGCGGCTGGTGCCGGGCTTCGTGACCGCCTGCACGCTTGACGGTGACGCGCGCGTCGTCACCTTCGCCAACGGTTCGGTGGCGCGCGAGGTGCTCGTCGATTGCGACGATGCGCGGCAGCGCCTGGTCTATGCGATCAGCAACGAGCGGCTGAAGCATTACAGCGCCTCGGTGCAGGTGATCGCCGATGGCGAAGCCAGGAGCCGTCTCGTCTGGATCATCGACATGCTGCCGAACGAGCTTGCGGCTTACGTGCAGGGCCAGACCAAGGAGGCGGTAATCGCCATGCACAAGGCGTTTCCGCCTGCGGCCTAG
- a CDS encoding SGNH/GDSL hydrolase family protein, translating to MKAKVLLSLILLCGGLAAPSACAEDAAPAAPAVPPACELPSYLLTTDSRLHKVADTVKAGKPLDILVIGSRSTTIPSSENSSYPARMEAILKEKLPSEAVHVSVEIQSKRTAEEAASTFVKLMEEKKPTLVIWQTGTVDAIRSIDPDDFRGAVTEGVAALQNAGADVVLMNLQYSPRTETMISVPPYLDNMRVVAQEHDVPLFDRFAIMRQWNDQGQFDLFSPSRGPELAKQVHDCLGRALAQFVIDAAHLGPAQQQN from the coding sequence ATGAAGGCGAAGGTTCTCCTGAGCCTGATCCTGCTATGCGGTGGCCTCGCCGCGCCATCGGCGTGCGCGGAAGATGCTGCGCCGGCCGCTCCCGCCGTCCCCCCCGCCTGCGAACTGCCGTCCTATCTGCTCACGACCGACAGCCGGCTCCACAAGGTTGCCGACACCGTCAAGGCGGGCAAGCCGCTCGATATCCTGGTCATCGGCAGCCGTTCGACCACCATTCCGTCCTCGGAGAACAGCTCCTATCCGGCGCGTATGGAGGCGATCCTGAAAGAGAAGCTGCCGTCCGAGGCGGTGCACGTCTCCGTAGAAATACAGAGCAAGAGAACCGCGGAGGAGGCCGCCTCCACCTTCGTTAAGCTGATGGAAGAGAAAAAGCCTACTTTGGTCATCTGGCAGACCGGGACCGTGGATGCTATCCGATCCATCGATCCCGACGATTTTCGCGGCGCCGTCACCGAAGGGGTTGCTGCGTTGCAAAATGCAGGGGCTGACGTCGTCTTGATGAATTTGCAGTACAGCCCGCGAACCGAAACCATGATCTCGGTGCCGCCCTATCTCGACAATATGCGCGTGGTGGCCCAGGAGCATGATGTGCCGCTGTTCGATCGTTTCGCGATCATGCGGCAATGGAATGATCAGGGTCAGTTCGACCTGTTCAGTCCATCGCGCGGCCCCGAGCTGGCAAAGCAGGTCCATGACTGCCTTGGCCGGGCGCTGGCGCAGTTCGTGATCGATGCCGCCCATTTGGGACCGGCCCAGCAGCAAAATTGA